Proteins found in one Erythrobacter sp. 3-20A1M genomic segment:
- a CDS encoding NAD(P)/FAD-dependent oxidoreductase: MRAIAVSSAHSAPSPARRSRKRVPIARAPHVAEGGEMSTRNFDLIVLGVGMAAVNAANKCASAGWSVAVVDELPYGGTCALRGCDPKKMLRRGAEIIDAARLMHGKGIEPNDIAINWPDLVAFTQTFTDKMPGRIENGLESNGVTTLHGKARFVGEDTVEIDGEGQFQANHFLIATGAKPRTIDVPGSEHLTDSTEFMRLDALPERILFIGGGFISFEFGHIAARAGSEVCMIDRGERPLKGFDADLVERLVARGEEVGVQLRRRTSLKSIKKDGTDFLVTVETGSETKDLRADLVVQGAGRVAAIDQLDLAAANVEAGDKGVAVNAYLQSTSNPKIYAAGDAADTQGAPLTPVAVFEGKVAASNMLKGNRTKPDYSGVPSAVFTVPELTRVGMLEQDAREAGHDIRVVENDTGDWYSNLRVGESCAATKVIIDKDSDTILGAHLLGPEYGEIINFFGLAIRLGLTTSDLKKMVSVYPSVGSDLGSMLS, translated from the coding sequence ATGCGGGCGATTGCTGTGTCTTCTGCTCATTCGGCACCATCCCCTGCCCGCCGATCCAGGAAACGCGTGCCGATCGCAAGGGCGCCACATGTTGCGGAGGGCGGTGAGATGAGTACGCGAAACTTCGATCTTATAGTGCTGGGTGTTGGTATGGCGGCCGTAAATGCCGCCAACAAATGCGCCTCAGCCGGTTGGTCGGTCGCGGTGGTCGACGAACTGCCTTATGGCGGCACCTGCGCCCTGCGCGGCTGCGATCCGAAGAAAATGCTCCGCCGCGGGGCGGAAATCATCGACGCAGCGCGGCTCATGCACGGCAAGGGCATCGAACCGAACGACATCGCCATCAACTGGCCCGATCTGGTCGCCTTCACGCAGACGTTCACCGACAAAATGCCCGGTCGGATCGAAAACGGTCTGGAGAGCAACGGCGTCACTACCCTTCACGGGAAAGCGCGCTTCGTCGGCGAAGATACCGTCGAAATCGACGGCGAGGGGCAGTTTCAGGCAAACCATTTCCTGATCGCAACGGGTGCCAAGCCGCGGACGATAGATGTTCCCGGCTCCGAACACCTTACCGACAGCACCGAGTTCATGCGGCTCGATGCGCTGCCCGAACGCATCCTGTTCATCGGCGGCGGCTTCATCTCGTTCGAGTTTGGCCATATCGCAGCACGCGCCGGCAGCGAGGTGTGCATGATCGATCGCGGCGAGAGACCGCTTAAAGGTTTCGATGCCGATCTTGTTGAAAGACTCGTCGCGCGAGGCGAGGAAGTCGGCGTCCAACTGCGACGGCGCACGTCACTCAAATCCATCAAGAAGGACGGGACGGACTTTCTTGTCACGGTAGAAACGGGTAGCGAAACGAAAGATTTGCGCGCCGATCTCGTCGTCCAAGGCGCGGGCCGCGTCGCGGCAATTGATCAGCTCGATCTGGCCGCAGCCAATGTCGAGGCAGGTGACAAGGGCGTTGCGGTCAACGCCTACCTGCAAAGCACGTCCAACCCGAAAATCTACGCTGCCGGGGATGCCGCCGATACGCAGGGTGCCCCGCTTACGCCTGTCGCGGTTTTCGAGGGCAAGGTAGCTGCGTCCAATATGCTCAAGGGCAACCGGACCAAGCCGGATTATTCGGGAGTTCCGAGCGCTGTATTTACCGTACCGGAGCTAACCCGCGTTGGCATGCTCGAACAGGATGCACGAGAGGCCGGGCACGATATCCGCGTCGTCGAGAATGACACCGGCGACTGGTATTCCAACCTTCGCGTTGGCGAAAGCTGCGCTGCAACCAAGGTTATAATCGATAAGGACAGCGACACTATCCTGGGCGCCCATCTGCTCGGACCCGAATATGGCGAAATCATTAATTTCTTCGGTTTGGCCATCCGACTTGGACTGACAACAAGCGATCTCAAGAAAATGGTATCGGTGTATCCGAGCGTGGGCTCCGATCTTGGCTCCATGCTATCGTAG
- a CDS encoding helix-turn-helix domain-containing protein, with protein MTASQVIKRGELARRSGCNLETIRYYENIGLLQPPERTASGHRLYPPGDQARLGFILRGRDLGFSIEELKSLLSLVDSHPYSCGEVRDLTNNHLASVRAKIADLTRLERTLADVSARCEGGDVPECPIIDTLFGRGPGAR; from the coding sequence ATGACAGCATCGCAAGTGATCAAACGGGGAGAACTGGCCAGACGGTCGGGCTGCAACCTTGAGACAATCCGCTACTACGAGAACATCGGTCTGCTTCAGCCTCCCGAGCGTACGGCAAGCGGGCACAGGCTCTATCCACCCGGCGACCAGGCGCGGCTCGGCTTTATCTTGCGCGGCCGCGATCTGGGTTTTTCGATCGAGGAGCTCAAAAGCCTGCTCAGCCTCGTTGATTCGCACCCCTACAGCTGCGGCGAGGTTCGGGATCTGACCAATAACCATCTGGCCAGCGTGCGAGCTAAAATTGCTGATTTGACTAGGTTGGAGCGCACGCTAGCCGATGTATCAGCCCGCTGCGAAGGCGGTGATGTTCCGGAATGCCCCATCATAGATACGCTCTTTGGTCGTGGTCCTGGCGCCCGATAG
- a CDS encoding heavy-metal-associated domain-containing protein: MKKTMIVAVAILGLAGAGIWAATLFPPNSDERVQQNSAHLQSASFAVENMTCATCPITVRRAMEGVAGVHEVTIDYETRTATAQFDPERTTTSAIAAASTEAGYPAILSESAL, translated from the coding sequence ATGAAGAAGACGATGATCGTCGCAGTTGCGATACTGGGACTGGCCGGAGCGGGTATCTGGGCAGCGACCTTGTTTCCGCCAAACTCCGACGAACGGGTTCAACAAAATTCCGCGCATCTGCAATCGGCAAGTTTTGCGGTCGAGAATATGACCTGCGCGACCTGCCCGATAACGGTTCGGCGCGCGATGGAAGGCGTGGCAGGCGTGCACGAGGTGACTATCGATTACGAGACCAGGACGGCGACTGCGCAGTTCGATCCTGAGCGAACAACCACAAGCGCGATCGCCGCGGCGTCGACCGAGGCCGGATATCCGGCGATCCTTTCAGAGAGCGCGCTATGA
- a CDS encoding sensor histidine kinase, with product MNAKVITNFQLGSRESSSAPDVLPLATEHALQSAGAAFHALADTMPQMVWSTLPDGSHDYYNARWYEFTGVPVGSTDGEGWAGMFHEDDQADTWKKWNHSLATGEPYEVEYRLRHHSGDYRWMIGRALPILNEEGEIQRWIGTCTDIDEQKRTALQNEILSQELSHRIKNIFAIVSGLISLTARANEAFGEASRDLLGRISALGRAHEFVRPHSEKSQPEGKEVTLATLLATIFETYPAFSERRIAISGPDIAVESRAATPVALVFHELATNAMKYGALSNPEGRISLDLSTEDEMVRFRWREHGAHIDKASEPQTGFGSRLIELAVKQQLGGNYERTWHDDGVELVMDVRKSRLQEPS from the coding sequence ATGAATGCAAAAGTCATCACGAACTTCCAGCTTGGCAGCCGCGAATCCTCTTCGGCGCCTGATGTCTTGCCCCTCGCTACAGAGCATGCGCTGCAATCCGCCGGAGCTGCTTTCCATGCGCTCGCCGACACCATGCCGCAGATGGTATGGTCGACTCTTCCCGACGGCTCCCACGATTATTACAATGCGCGCTGGTATGAATTCACGGGTGTCCCTGTCGGATCAACCGACGGCGAAGGATGGGCCGGGATGTTCCATGAGGATGACCAGGCCGACACATGGAAGAAATGGAACCACAGCCTCGCTACCGGCGAACCGTACGAGGTTGAATATCGCCTGAGGCATCACAGCGGCGATTATCGCTGGATGATCGGTCGTGCGCTGCCGATCCTCAACGAGGAGGGTGAGATCCAGCGCTGGATCGGCACTTGTACGGATATCGACGAGCAGAAGCGCACCGCCCTCCAAAACGAAATCCTGAGTCAAGAGCTCAGCCATCGCATCAAGAACATCTTCGCGATTGTTTCCGGTTTGATCAGCCTGACAGCGCGCGCAAATGAAGCGTTCGGTGAAGCGTCGCGCGACCTGCTGGGCCGGATTTCCGCGCTGGGGCGCGCGCACGAATTCGTCCGGCCCCACAGCGAAAAGTCCCAGCCCGAGGGCAAGGAAGTGACCCTCGCCACGCTGCTTGCGACGATCTTCGAGACCTATCCTGCCTTTTCCGAAAGAAGGATTGCTATTTCCGGCCCCGATATCGCGGTCGAAAGCCGCGCCGCCACGCCGGTTGCATTGGTGTTCCACGAGCTGGCTACCAACGCGATGAAGTACGGAGCTCTGTCCAATCCCGAGGGAAGGATTTCGCTGGACCTTTCAACCGAGGACGAGATGGTCCGCTTCCGCTGGAGGGAACACGGAGCTCACATCGACAAGGCGAGTGAGCCTCAAACGGGTTTCGGAAGTCGCCTCATCGAGTTGGCCGTGAAGCAACAGCTAGGAGGCAATTACGAGAGAACCTGGCATGACGATGGCGTTGAACTCGTCATGGATGTCCGAAAAAGCAGGTTGCAGGAGCCTAGTTAA
- a CDS encoding GDCCVxC domain-containing (seleno)protein, with amino-acid sequence MIELKSEITCPTCGYKKLERMPTDACWFFYDCNGCGVKLRPNAGDCCVFCSFGTIPCPPIQETRADRKGATCCGGR; translated from the coding sequence ATGATCGAACTGAAGTCCGAGATCACATGCCCTACTTGCGGGTACAAAAAGCTCGAAAGAATGCCGACGGATGCCTGCTGGTTTTTCTACGATTGCAATGGTTGCGGTGTGAAACTCCGCCCCAATGCGGGCGATTGCTGTGTCTTCTGCTCATTCGGCACCATCCCCTGCCCGCCGATCCAGGAAACGCGTGCCGATCGCAAGGGCGCCACATGTTGCGGAGGGCGGTGA
- a CDS encoding mercuric transporter MerT family protein, translating to MVDQMHKNAQRLWASGGTLGAILASSCCIAPLLLLSLGISGAWIGNLTALEPYKWVFIAIAVVFLALGFRHVYFRQAEPCEDGTYCARPGANLLVKSSLWLATVLVAASSTVEWWAPQFY from the coding sequence ATGGTCGATCAAATGCACAAGAACGCGCAGCGCTTATGGGCGAGCGGCGGGACGCTCGGCGCGATACTCGCCTCGTCCTGCTGTATTGCCCCGCTGTTATTGCTGAGCCTTGGCATCAGCGGCGCGTGGATCGGCAATCTCACTGCGCTCGAACCGTACAAATGGGTATTTATCGCCATTGCGGTTGTCTTTTTGGCCCTTGGATTCCGGCACGTCTATTTTCGGCAAGCCGAACCTTGCGAAGACGGAACATATTGCGCGCGGCCCGGAGCAAACCTGCTCGTCAAAAGCTCCCTGTGGCTGGCGACCGTATTGGTCGCTGCCTCGTCCACGGTCGAGTGGTGGGCGCCGCAATTCTACTAG
- the arsB gene encoding ACR3 family arsenite efflux transporter, with translation MTAAAADMDARAAGLGLFEKWLSVWVGGAILAGIALGNAAPELFASLAGIEYASVNLVVAVLIWAMIFPMMVAVDFGAVRRVGDKPKGLIITLVVNWFIKPFTMAALGVLFFEVVFADLIAPADAQQYIAGLILLGAAPCTAMVFVWSQLTRGDPAYTLVQVAANDLIMIVAFAPIVALLLGVTDIAVPWETLLLSVALYVVVPLAAGAIVRHRLLATHGGDEAAVSEFTGRMKPLSIIGLLLTVLLLFGFQAETIVARPLLIALIAAPIVVQSYGIFFIAYGWAKAWKVPHAVAAPCALIGTSNFFELAVAVAIGLFGLGSGAALATVVGVLVEVPVMLSLVAIANRTRGIFPLA, from the coding sequence ATGACCGCTGCAGCTGCTGACATGGACGCCCGCGCGGCGGGGCTAGGCCTGTTCGAGAAATGGCTTTCGGTCTGGGTCGGCGGCGCGATCCTCGCCGGGATTGCGCTCGGCAATGCAGCGCCAGAGCTATTCGCCTCGCTAGCGGGCATCGAATACGCCTCGGTCAATCTTGTCGTCGCAGTACTGATCTGGGCGATGATATTCCCGATGATGGTGGCGGTCGATTTCGGCGCGGTGCGTCGCGTCGGTGACAAGCCAAAGGGCCTGATCATCACGCTGGTAGTGAACTGGTTCATCAAGCCTTTCACGATGGCTGCACTTGGCGTGTTGTTCTTCGAGGTCGTCTTTGCCGACCTGATCGCGCCTGCCGATGCCCAGCAATACATCGCCGGGCTGATCCTGCTGGGTGCGGCCCCTTGCACCGCGATGGTCTTCGTATGGTCGCAGCTCACCAGGGGCGATCCTGCCTATACGCTGGTGCAAGTCGCGGCGAATGATCTCATCATGATCGTGGCCTTCGCGCCCATTGTCGCGCTGCTGCTGGGCGTGACCGACATTGCGGTCCCGTGGGAGACGCTGCTGCTCTCGGTCGCGCTCTATGTGGTCGTGCCGCTCGCAGCCGGTGCCATTGTGCGGCATCGGCTTCTCGCGACCCATGGCGGCGATGAAGCGGCGGTGTCCGAATTCACGGGGCGCATGAAGCCGCTCTCGATCATCGGCCTGCTGCTGACGGTGTTGCTGCTGTTCGGCTTCCAGGCGGAAACCATTGTCGCCCGACCGCTGTTGATCGCGCTGATTGCAGCGCCCATTGTTGTCCAAAGCTACGGCATCTTCTTCATCGCTTATGGCTGGGCCAAAGCGTGGAAGGTCCCGCACGCAGTAGCCGCGCCCTGCGCTCTTATCGGCACGTCCAATTTTTTCGAACTGGCGGTGGCGGTTGCGATCGGCCTGTTCGGCCTAGGGAGCGGAGCTGCTTTGGCTACGGTGGTAGGCGTCCTCGTAGAAGTGCCTGTCATGTTGTCGCTGGTAGCGATCGCCAATCGGACGCGTGGTATATTCCCTTTGGCTTGA
- a CDS encoding YnfA family protein, which translates to MMTFLAYLGAAIAEIAGCFAFWAWLRMDKSAWWLVPGVASLVLFAYLLTLVDAEHAGRTYAAYGGVYILSALLWLWIAEGVKPDRWDTLGVAICLVGAGVILLAPRPV; encoded by the coding sequence ATGATGACCTTTCTCGCATATCTCGGTGCTGCAATTGCTGAAATTGCGGGCTGTTTCGCTTTCTGGGCGTGGTTGCGTATGGACAAGTCGGCTTGGTGGCTCGTTCCGGGCGTGGCTTCACTCGTCCTTTTTGCCTATTTGCTAACGCTGGTCGATGCCGAGCATGCAGGTCGAACTTATGCTGCCTACGGCGGGGTCTACATTCTGTCCGCGCTTTTGTGGCTTTGGATCGCAGAAGGCGTGAAGCCCGATCGGTGGGACACTCTGGGCGTGGCGATCTGCCTTGTAGGCGCCGGCGTCATCTTGCTCGCCCCCAGACCGGTATGA
- a CDS encoding response regulator produces MPTTILIVEDEFLIAVEMEAVVHDLGHESAGIADDMQSALAKASDAIDVALVDVNLADGATGPRIGEKLAADFGIEVIFVTANPAQLGEGVSGTLGALEKPVDLSILKQVLDYVIAVRKGEKIDPPARLRLFFN; encoded by the coding sequence ATGCCGACCACCATTCTGATTGTCGAAGACGAATTCCTCATAGCTGTCGAAATGGAGGCGGTGGTTCACGATCTCGGTCATGAATCCGCAGGCATAGCCGACGACATGCAATCGGCATTGGCAAAGGCTTCAGACGCGATCGATGTGGCGCTCGTCGATGTCAATCTGGCCGATGGAGCCACTGGTCCGAGGATCGGCGAGAAGCTTGCTGCGGATTTCGGGATCGAGGTTATTTTCGTAACCGCCAATCCCGCACAACTCGGCGAAGGGGTGAGCGGAACGCTGGGCGCGCTGGAAAAACCGGTCGATCTTAGCATTCTCAAGCAGGTTCTCGACTATGTCATTGCGGTCCGGAAGGGCGAAAAAATCGATCCGCCAGCCCGTCTTAGGCTCTTCTTTAACTAG